The Clostridia bacterium genomic sequence GAATTAATTTAACTTGTTACTTAAATTATTTAAAAAAGGCGGGAAATCCCGCTATTTTTAATATTTATAAAAAAATTTAACATTTTAACGCATTAAATCATAAAATTAATATAATTATCTATTGACAAAAATAGTGTATATATGCTATGATAATTGTTAATTATATTTGGACAGTGACCGGAACAAGTAAGCTATTCTTTTATGACTTTACAGAGAGCTGTCATTTTGGTGCAAGACAGTAAGCATAGGTTTAGCCGAACTCATCCGCGAGTCTTTCGCCCAAAAAAGTTTTAATTGACTTTAGTAGATGCGAACGGATAACTCCCGTTATAGAGTGACAATGAGATTTTGAATAAAGCAATTTATTCAAAATGAATTTGAGTGGTACCGTGACTAACTAGTCGCCTCAAGAAGTTTTTTTCTTGAGGCGTTTTTTTATAATTGGAGTTTAACAATGAAGTTAAAAGGTGCAAAGATTGTAACAGAAAGTTTGATTAATGAAGGTGTCGATACCGTTTTTTGTTACCCTGGCGGTTCTGTATTGGACATTTTTGATGAATTGTATTTTGTTCAGGACAAAATCAAGCAGGTCGTAACCTGCCATGAGCAAGGTGCTTGTCATGCTGCAGACGCTTACGCAAGAATAAGCGGAAAGGTCGGTGTGGTTATTGCCACCAGCGGTCCGGGCGCTACTAACCTTGTAACTGGAATTGCCAATGCTTATATGGACTCAGTACCCCTAGTCGCTATAACAGGCAACGTAGCATTGTCGCTCCTTGGCAGAGACAGTTTTCAAGAAGTTGACATTGCTGGAGTTACTATCCCTATTACCAAACATAATTATATAGTCAAAGACATAAATGAACTAGGAAAAATTATTTCTGACGCATTTTATATTGCAAAAAGCGGACGCCCTGGTCCTGTCTTGATTGATATTCCTAAAAATATTCAGCAGGCGGAATGTGAATGGGAACCTATTCCTGTAAGACAAGTAACCCACCGCGTCCCTGATTTCAAAAAATGTCAGTCTGCAATAGACATTATCAACTCAAGCAAAAAGCCGCTTATTTATCTTGGGGGCGGAAGCATTTCTAGTGAGGCTTCAAAAGAAGTATTAGAATTTGCACAAAAAATCGATGCTCCTGTCGCATGTTCTATGATGGGGTTGGGAGGTTTCCCTGCTTCGCATCCTCTTTATCTGGGTATGATTGGTATGCACGGTCATGCCAATGTAGCTTTTACCTCTCAAGAATGTGATACCCTAATAGCCATTGGCGCTAGATTTTCAGACAGAGTGGCAAGCGACAGAGTCAAGTTTGTAAAAGGCAAAGTCGTTCATATTGATATAGACAATGCTGAAATAAACAAAAATGTAAAAACTTCGGCGCATATAGTTGGAGATATAAAAACTGTTCTTAACACTATATTGCCCTATATAAATGAAAGCAAAAAACCCGAATGGATTGAACGCTGTCAAGAGCTAAAAAAGACCAAAGTTTTGAAAGAAACTACACACAGCGTCAGTCCCAGAGAAATATTGCGAAGCATTAGCCGTCAAACACCTAATGACCAAATTATAGCTACCGATGTAGGACAGCATCAGATGTGGACGGCTCAAACCTGCTCTTTTGAACAGCCCCGCACATTTGTAACAAGCGGCGGATTGGGAACAATGGGATTTGGAATGGGCGCTGCGATAGGTGCAGCTATTGCCTCCAAAAAAAGAGTAGTTTTGGTTACTGGCGACGGTTCTTTCCACATGAACTTTAATGAAGTGGTTACAGCAGTTGTTCAAAAATTGCCTATTGCAGTTTTTGTTTTTAACAACAACACCTTAGGTATGGTAAGACAATGGCAAAAGCTGTTCTATCAACGCCATTTTTCTAACACCACGCTAAACCGCCCTACCAATTATGAATATCTTGCCAAGGCTTTTGGTGCAGATTATCTTGAAATCAATGATAATGATGAAATAGACCAAAAAGTCAAGCTTGCAATAACATGCCAAAAACCTGTAATAGTAAACTGCAAGATAGGAATAGACGACAATGTATTGCCGATGATACCCTCGGGCAAGAGTGCTGCTGACATCATTATGGAAATGGGAGATTAATTATGGGAGAAAATCAACATATATTAACGGCATTGGTTTCTAACAAAGCTGGCGTACTTAATAGAGTAGCGGGACTGTTTTCTAAGCGCGGATATAATATAGAAAGTTTATCCGTTGCTTTTACAGAAGACCGCAAATATTCACGCATGACCATAGTAGTCAACGGCGATGATTATGTTCTAGAACAGATTACAAAACAGCTTGATAAACTGATTGATGTAATACATGTAGCTCAATTAAAACCAGAAAAGTCGGTTAATCGCGAACTCTTGCTTGTCAAAATAAACGCTCCTGCTGATAAGCGTACAGAAATAGAATCAACCATAAGAATGTATAAAGCAAAAGCTGTCGATTTGTCTCCTAAGTCTATGATTATAGAATTAACAGGCGAAAGCAATAAGATAGACGGATTCTTGCAAGTTATTTCTGAATACGGAATTATTGAAATGGCACGTACAGGACTTACTGCCCTGCAACGCGGTTTTAATAGCATAAAGCAGTTCAAAGACGCTAACGAGGAGGAGATAAATGGGTAAAAACATAGCAACAGGTGTTGAAAAAGCACCTCAAAGAAGCTTATTCAAGGCTTTGGGAGTTACGGACTCCGAATTAGAAAAACCGTTGATTGCGATAGTTTGTGCACAAAGCGATATTGTTCCTGGACATACTCATCTAAATACAATTGCTGAAGCAGTAAAGGCAGGCATATACTCTGCAGGCGGAACACCGTTTGTAGTACCTAGCATAGGTGTATGCGACGGTATTTCTATGGGTCACAATGGTATGAAATATTCTCTGCCTTCACGCGAACTCATAGCAGATTCTGTTGAAACTATGGCTTTTGCCCATGCTTTTGACGGTATGGTTTTGATCCCTAATTGCGACAAAATTGTGCCTGGAATGCTTATGGGCGCAGCAAGAGTTAATATCCCTACCATAGTTATAAGCGGCGGCGCAATGCTGCCTGGATATACATCAAAAGGCAAAAAGCTGTCTTTGACCTCTGTTTTTGAAGGCGTAGGCGCGCTTAAGGCGGGCAAAATGTCTTTGCAAGAACTTAGTGAAATTGAAAATAATGCCTGTGCGTCTTGCGGCTCATGTGCCGGAATGTTTACTGCTAACAGCATGAATTGCGTTACTGAAGCACTTGGAATGGCTTTGCCTGGAAACGGAACTATTCCCGCGGTTTATTCTGAAAGATTGAGACTAGCCAAAAAGACAGGCGAACAAATTGTTAAGCTGGTTGAAGACAATTTGACACCCCGCCGTATTATGAATGAAGATGCATTCAATAATGCTTTGGCACTTGATATGGCTCTTGGTTGTTCTACTAACACAGTTCTTCACCTGACCGCTATTGCAAACGAATGCAATGTTAACTTTAATCTAGAAACTGTCGAAAGCGTAAGCGCAGTTACACCTAACCTTTGCAAGCTTATGCCCGCATCAGATACTTCTATTGAAGACCTTTATCATGCAGGCGGAGTTATGGCAGTACTTAATGAGCTATCTAAGGTTACATTAAAGAAAGGTCCATTGATAAGAGGCAATGCTATAACTGTAACTGGCCAAACTTTGGAAAAAAGCTACAAAGACGCAGAAATAAAAAATCCCGAAGTAATTCATAAAATAGAAAACGCTTATTCTCCTACAGGCGGAATTGCTGTATTGCGTGGTAATATCGCCGAAGAAGGCTGTGTCGTTAAAAAATCCGCTGTTGCACCCGAAATGATGGTTCATTCAGGAAAAGCAAGAGTTTTTGACAGCGAAGAAGAAGCTTCAAATGCCATTTTGAACGGACTTATTCAAAAAGGCGATGTCGTTGTAATAAGATATGAAGGTCCCAAAGGCGGTCCTGGAATGAGAGAAATGCTATCTCCTACCGCATCTCTTGCAGGAATGGGACTAGACAAAGATGTCGCTCTTATTACAGACGGAAGATTTAGCGGTGCTACAAGAGGAGCTGCTATTGGTCATATTTGCCCTGAAGCTGCTGTTGGCGGCAAAATCGCTTTGATACAAGAAGGCGATATTATAGAAATTGATATACCAAAAGGCAAGCTTGAACTCAAAGTCAATTCAAAAGAGTTGGCAAATCGTGCTAAAAAATGGCGTCCTAAGATCGTAGAATTATCTGGATATTTGCAGCGGTATGCAGAACTTGTTACAAGCGCATCAAACGGTGCAGTATTTAAAAAGAAGTTTTAATGTTTGTAGGAAAAAAATATGAAACGAATAAAAATCTTTGATACCACTTTAAGAGACGGCGAGCAATCCCCTGGCTGCAGTATGCATCTTAATGAAAAGATTGAAGTTGCTTTGCAGCTTGAAAAATTAGGCGTGGATATAATTGAAGCAGGTTTTGCTGTTTCGTCCGAAGGCGATTTCAAATCAGTTAAAGCAATAGCTGAAACAATCAAAAATTGTTCGGTTGCTTCTTTGAGCAGGTGCGTAAAAGGCGATATAGATGCTTCATATAATGCTTTAAAAAATGCCGCAGCACCTAGAATACATGTCTTTTTGGCTACTTCGCCTTTGCATATGCAGTACAAACTAAAAATGTCGCCTGAACAAGTTTTGGAAAGAATCGCAGAATCAGTAAAATATGCCAAAACTTTGGTAAGCGATATTGAGTTTTCTGCGGAAGATGCTGCAAGAAGCGACAAAGATTTCTTGGTCAAAGCTTTTAATGTAGCGATAAAAAACGGCGCTACCGTAATTAATGTGCCTGATACTGTGGGATACTCTACTCCCCAAGAAATGAAAGAACTAACCGAATATTTGATAAAAAATATTGACGGAATAGAAAAGGTCGATGTTTCCGCGCACAACCATAATGACCTAGGACTTGCATGTGCCAATTCACTTGCAATGGTCTTAGGCGGTGCAACACAGATAGAATGCACCATAAACGGTATTGGCGAGCGCGCTGGAAACACCAGTCTAGAAGAAGTGATTATGGCACTTAAAACTAGACAAAGTTTTTATAATGCTTACACCAATATAAATACCAAAGAAATATATCGTGCTTCCCGTCTTATATCAACAATAACGGGAGTGCCCGTAGCTCCTACCAAGCCAATAGTGGGCGCAAACGCTTTTGCACACGAAAGCGGAATTCATCAGCATGCTGTTTTGGCTAATCCTTTGACATACGAGATTATGTCGCCTGAAGATGTGGGCGTTCCTCAAAACAAAATCATCTTAGGAAAACACAGCGGAAGACATGCTTTTGTAGAACATCTGAAATCAGCTGGATATGAGCTTGACAAAGACCAGTTAGAGATTTATTTTGCCAAGTTTAAGGATCTAGCGGACAAGAAAAAATATGTATCTGACAAAGATATAGAAGCATTGATGGCTGGCAACAAAAAGA encodes the following:
- the ilvB gene encoding biosynthetic-type acetolactate synthase large subunit → MKLKGAKIVTESLINEGVDTVFCYPGGSVLDIFDELYFVQDKIKQVVTCHEQGACHAADAYARISGKVGVVIATSGPGATNLVTGIANAYMDSVPLVAITGNVALSLLGRDSFQEVDIAGVTIPITKHNYIVKDINELGKIISDAFYIAKSGRPGPVLIDIPKNIQQAECEWEPIPVRQVTHRVPDFKKCQSAIDIINSSKKPLIYLGGGSISSEASKEVLEFAQKIDAPVACSMMGLGGFPASHPLYLGMIGMHGHANVAFTSQECDTLIAIGARFSDRVASDRVKFVKGKVVHIDIDNAEINKNVKTSAHIVGDIKTVLNTILPYINESKKPEWIERCQELKKTKVLKETTHSVSPREILRSISRQTPNDQIIATDVGQHQMWTAQTCSFEQPRTFVTSGGLGTMGFGMGAAIGAAIASKKRVVLVTGDGSFHMNFNEVVTAVVQKLPIAVFVFNNNTLGMVRQWQKLFYQRHFSNTTLNRPTNYEYLAKAFGADYLEINDNDEIDQKVKLAITCQKPVIVNCKIGIDDNVLPMIPSGKSAADIIMEMGD
- the ilvN gene encoding acetolactate synthase small subunit, giving the protein MGENQHILTALVSNKAGVLNRVAGLFSKRGYNIESLSVAFTEDRKYSRMTIVVNGDDYVLEQITKQLDKLIDVIHVAQLKPEKSVNRELLLVKINAPADKRTEIESTIRMYKAKAVDLSPKSMIIELTGESNKIDGFLQVISEYGIIEMARTGLTALQRGFNSIKQFKDANEEEING
- the ilvD gene encoding dihydroxy-acid dehydratase; protein product: MGKNIATGVEKAPQRSLFKALGVTDSELEKPLIAIVCAQSDIVPGHTHLNTIAEAVKAGIYSAGGTPFVVPSIGVCDGISMGHNGMKYSLPSRELIADSVETMAFAHAFDGMVLIPNCDKIVPGMLMGAARVNIPTIVISGGAMLPGYTSKGKKLSLTSVFEGVGALKAGKMSLQELSEIENNACASCGSCAGMFTANSMNCVTEALGMALPGNGTIPAVYSERLRLAKKTGEQIVKLVEDNLTPRRIMNEDAFNNALALDMALGCSTNTVLHLTAIANECNVNFNLETVESVSAVTPNLCKLMPASDTSIEDLYHAGGVMAVLNELSKVTLKKGPLIRGNAITVTGQTLEKSYKDAEIKNPEVIHKIENAYSPTGGIAVLRGNIAEEGCVVKKSAVAPEMMVHSGKARVFDSEEEASNAILNGLIQKGDVVVIRYEGPKGGPGMREMLSPTASLAGMGLDKDVALITDGRFSGATRGAAIGHICPEAAVGGKIALIQEGDIIEIDIPKGKLELKVNSKELANRAKKWRPKIVELSGYLQRYAELVTSASNGAVFKKKF
- a CDS encoding 2-isopropylmalate synthase, coding for MKRIKIFDTTLRDGEQSPGCSMHLNEKIEVALQLEKLGVDIIEAGFAVSSEGDFKSVKAIAETIKNCSVASLSRCVKGDIDASYNALKNAAAPRIHVFLATSPLHMQYKLKMSPEQVLERIAESVKYAKTLVSDIEFSAEDAARSDKDFLVKAFNVAIKNGATVINVPDTVGYSTPQEMKELTEYLIKNIDGIEKVDVSAHNHNDLGLACANSLAMVLGGATQIECTINGIGERAGNTSLEEVIMALKTRQSFYNAYTNINTKEIYRASRLISTITGVPVAPTKPIVGANAFAHESGIHQHAVLANPLTYEIMSPEDVGVPQNKIILGKHSGRHAFVEHLKSAGYELDKDQLEIYFAKFKDLADKKKYVSDKDIEALMAGNKKTINARYSLVDFSVTSSKSDAATASIIINTPEGEKTGTQTGNGPVDGAFKAINSAIGKDIILFDFSIRSISEGEDALGEASAKLSLNGNTATGRGVSTDVLEAAILAYIDGLNKLQDNI